A part of Paenibacillus donghaensis genomic DNA contains:
- a CDS encoding XTP/dITP diphosphatase, whose amino-acid sequence MNGAGEILIVATRNRGKVREFQHAFAPLGLTVKSMFDYPELPEVVEDGQTFAENAFKKARTVGNALGLPVLADDSGLCVDALDGRPGVYSARYAGEGASDEENNLKLLSELEQLQQGEDTGQPLLSTASFVCALSLYDPATGQELAAEGRADGWITSEPAGGAGFGYDPLFYLAEYDKTMAELTLGEKQKISHRGAALRRLTELLAAK is encoded by the coding sequence ATGAACGGGGCCGGTGAGATTCTTATTGTAGCTACCCGCAATCGCGGCAAGGTGCGGGAATTTCAGCATGCTTTTGCTCCACTGGGACTGACGGTGAAGAGTATGTTTGATTATCCTGAGCTTCCCGAGGTGGTGGAGGATGGACAGACCTTTGCCGAGAATGCCTTCAAGAAAGCCAGAACGGTAGGCAATGCGCTGGGATTGCCTGTGCTTGCCGATGATTCCGGTCTCTGTGTCGATGCGCTGGACGGCAGGCCTGGGGTCTATTCCGCCCGCTATGCCGGTGAGGGAGCTTCGGATGAAGAGAACAACCTGAAGCTGCTCAGTGAACTGGAGCAGCTTCAACAGGGCGAGGACACCGGACAGCCGCTGCTCAGTACGGCCAGCTTCGTCTGTGCACTGTCGCTGTATGATCCGGCTACGGGCCAGGAGCTGGCGGCCGAAGGCAGGGCTGACGGCTGGATCACCTCTGAGCCTGCAGGGGGAGCCGGCTTTGGCTATGATCCTCTTTTTTACCTGGCGGAGTATGACAAGACCATGGCTGAGCTGACGCTTGGCGAGAAGCAGAAGATCAGCCATCGTGGGGCTGCGCTGCGCAGGCTCACGGAGCTGCTTGCAGCTAAGTAG
- a CDS encoding NfeD family protein codes for MVVWMFWLIAAGVLFVIEMFTLTFYLLWLTAGALVAGLVSFVYPDAVLLQVVAGSLVALVLTMFSKPLSARFRNSRGFRDSGTDIVGRQGRVVEPIEPGRYGQVKVGGDTWSATSLQYLGKDEVVRVVRRGTTIIEVERWGEMY; via the coding sequence ATGGTTGTCTGGATGTTTTGGTTAATTGCAGCCGGTGTCCTGTTTGTTATTGAGATGTTTACGCTTACCTTTTACTTGCTTTGGCTTACTGCCGGAGCTTTGGTGGCGGGGCTTGTGTCGTTCGTATATCCGGATGCCGTATTGCTGCAGGTAGTGGCAGGTTCCCTTGTGGCTCTGGTGCTCACGATGTTCTCCAAGCCGCTTTCGGCCCGATTCCGTAATTCCCGGGGGTTCAGGGATAGCGGAACGGATATTGTCGGAAGACAGGGACGAGTGGTGGAGCCGATCGAGCCGGGTCGTTACGGGCAGGTTAAAGTGGGCGGAGATACCTGGAGCGCAACTTCGCTGCAATATCTCGGTAAGGATGAGGTTGTCAGAGTGGTTAGGCGGGGCACTACAATTATTGAAGTAGAACGATGGGGGGAAATGTACTGA
- the rph gene encoding ribonuclease PH, producing the protein MRSNGRNHDQLRPLTITTQTNKYAEGSVIIEMGDTKVICTATVDEKVPPFLKGQGKGWVTAEYSMLPRATQTRNQREAARGKLTGRTMEIQRLIGRALRSVVNLQALGERSITLDCDVIQADGGTRTASITGAFVAMAFAINKLAVQHKLAVFPITDFLGAISVGVVGSQTLLDLNYDEDSKAKVDMNVVMTGGGAFVEVQGTGEERPFTRQELDQLLELGEQGIYELIAVQKEVLGVIALKIPTGQPGQEA; encoded by the coding sequence ATGAGATCAAACGGGCGAAACCACGACCAATTGCGGCCGCTGACGATTACAACCCAAACTAATAAATATGCCGAAGGCTCTGTCATTATCGAGATGGGAGATACCAAGGTGATCTGTACCGCCACTGTGGACGAGAAGGTTCCGCCCTTCCTCAAAGGACAGGGCAAGGGCTGGGTGACTGCCGAATATTCGATGCTGCCCCGTGCTACACAGACACGCAACCAGCGTGAGGCCGCACGCGGCAAGCTGACCGGCCGGACGATGGAGATACAGCGGCTGATCGGCCGGGCACTCCGTTCGGTGGTGAATCTGCAAGCCCTGGGCGAACGCAGCATCACACTGGACTGTGACGTGATCCAGGCGGACGGCGGGACGCGGACGGCATCGATTACGGGCGCTTTTGTCGCGATGGCGTTTGCGATCAACAAGCTGGCGGTGCAGCACAAGCTGGCGGTGTTCCCGATTACAGATTTCCTGGGTGCGATCAGCGTCGGCGTGGTGGGCAGCCAGACCTTGCTCGATCTGAATTATGACGAGGATTCCAAGGCGAAGGTGGATATGAACGTGGTGATGACCGGCGGCGGGGCTTTCGTGGAAGTACAGGGCACCGGCGAAGAACGGCCGTTTACGCGCCAGGAGCTTGACCAATTGCTGGAACTGGGTGAGCAAGGAATCTATGAGCTGATTGCCGTCCAGAAGGAAGTACTCGGCGTCATCGCGCTCAAGATTCCAACCGGCCAGCCGGGACAAGAGGCCTAA